The Paenibacillus macerans genome includes a window with the following:
- a CDS encoding thiamine pyrophosphate-dependent enzyme, giving the protein MAIDIETERRAGTVEQRVVYESGNEMAAYAASQINYHIMGYFPISPSTEVAQFLDLMKANGQHDIKLIPSDGEHSSAGICYGASTAGGRVFNATSAQGYLYMLEQMPVQSGTRFPMVMNLVCRAISGPLDIHGDHSDLYFALNTGWPILMCRDPQAVYDMNIMAIKLAEDPEVRLPVLVASDGYFTSHQKRRVHTFAKQEDVLKFIGERPPAGFAHTLDRNNPITVGPYMNEPDYINNCYQQSVAMYNAERVFERIAGEYEALTGREYKVLDLYRMEDAEVAVFLMNSASEIIKDVVDDLRRQGIKAGSIAPNMIRPFPQKQIAEALKNVKAITVGDRGDSYGAYGGNMVNEIKAALFTHGNHTTKVISRIYGLGGKEFYAEDGHHFFKLAIDAAEKGHVEVPFDYYGHTPGDPDKTPKRVLNPLKFEDLKTGLITVTRNEETGKLGVRIPPLRSLTKKPKRIAPGHGACPGCGIFSGLELFFKGIEGDIVALFHTGCAMVVTTGYPYSSHKATYIHNLFQNGAATLSGVVEMFWERKRRGELDDLGLKDDFTFVMVTGDGGMDIGMGPAIGAALRNHKMIIIEYDNEGYMNTGAQLSYSTPLGHRTSTSNIGKVQKGKAFQHKDTAQIMAATNIPYVFTGSEAYPQDLVKKAAKAQWYAQNEGLVYGKILIACPLNWISPDDQGTNIVDAAVNSCFFPLYEVEHGQTTITYNPEEKGKRVPLTDWLKTMGKTRHLTKPENAEALAEFEREVERRWQMLLAKHEHPYL; this is encoded by the coding sequence ATGGCGATCGATATTGAAACAGAACGCCGCGCCGGCACGGTCGAACAGCGCGTCGTGTATGAGTCGGGCAACGAAATGGCCGCTTATGCCGCGAGCCAGATCAATTATCATATCATGGGGTATTTTCCGATTTCCCCGTCCACGGAGGTCGCGCAGTTTCTCGATTTGATGAAAGCGAACGGCCAACATGACATCAAGCTTATTCCTTCGGACGGCGAGCACAGCTCCGCCGGGATTTGCTACGGTGCTTCCACTGCCGGCGGGCGGGTATTTAACGCGACCAGCGCGCAAGGCTATTTGTATATGCTGGAGCAAATGCCGGTGCAGTCGGGAACCCGCTTCCCGATGGTCATGAATCTGGTTTGCCGGGCGATCTCCGGGCCGCTGGACATCCACGGCGACCATTCGGACCTGTACTTTGCGCTGAATACCGGCTGGCCGATTCTGATGTGCCGCGATCCGCAGGCCGTTTACGACATGAACATCATGGCGATCAAGCTGGCCGAGGATCCGGAGGTAAGGCTGCCGGTGCTCGTCGCTTCGGATGGCTATTTTACGTCGCATCAAAAACGCCGGGTGCATACCTTCGCGAAACAAGAAGACGTGCTGAAATTCATCGGGGAACGTCCGCCGGCCGGGTTTGCGCATACGCTTGACCGCAACAACCCGATCACGGTCGGCCCGTATATGAACGAGCCCGATTATATCAACAACTGCTACCAGCAGTCTGTGGCGATGTACAACGCGGAACGCGTTTTCGAGCGCATTGCCGGCGAATACGAGGCGCTGACCGGCCGGGAATACAAGGTGCTTGATCTGTACCGGATGGAGGATGCGGAAGTCGCGGTCTTCCTGATGAATTCGGCGTCCGAAATCATCAAGGACGTGGTTGACGACTTGCGCCGCCAAGGCATCAAAGCGGGCTCGATCGCGCCGAACATGATCCGCCCGTTCCCGCAGAAGCAAATCGCCGAGGCGCTCAAAAACGTCAAGGCGATCACCGTTGGCGACCGCGGCGATTCCTACGGGGCGTACGGCGGAAACATGGTCAACGAGATCAAGGCGGCGCTGTTTACGCACGGCAACCATACAACGAAGGTGATCAGCCGGATCTACGGCCTCGGGGGCAAAGAGTTTTACGCCGAAGACGGACATCACTTTTTCAAGCTGGCGATCGATGCCGCGGAGAAGGGACATGTTGAGGTTCCGTTCGATTATTACGGCCATACGCCGGGCGATCCGGACAAAACGCCGAAGCGGGTGCTGAATCCGCTCAAATTCGAAGATTTGAAGACCGGGCTGATCACCGTTACCCGGAACGAAGAAACCGGCAAACTGGGCGTGCGGATTCCGCCGCTGCGCTCGCTTACGAAGAAGCCGAAGCGGATCGCTCCGGGCCACGGCGCTTGTCCGGGCTGCGGGATTTTCTCCGGTTTGGAGCTGTTTTTCAAAGGGATCGAAGGCGATATCGTGGCGCTGTTCCATACGGGCTGCGCGATGGTCGTAACGACAGGGTATCCGTATTCCTCCCACAAGGCGACCTATATTCACAACCTGTTCCAGAACGGCGCGGCCACCCTGTCCGGGGTCGTCGAGATGTTTTGGGAAAGAAAACGCCGGGGCGAACTGGACGATCTTGGCCTGAAGGACGACTTTACGTTCGTGATGGTCACCGGCGACGGCGGGATGGATATCGGCATGGGACCGGCGATCGGGGCCGCGCTGCGCAATCACAAAATGATAATCATCGAGTACGATAACGAAGGATACATGAACACCGGGGCGCAATTGTCCTATTCGACACCGCTGGGCCACCGGACTTCCACGTCCAATATCGGCAAGGTGCAAAAAGGGAAGGCGTTCCAGCATAAAGACACGGCGCAAATTATGGCGGCGACCAACATCCCTTACGTCTTTACGGGCAGCGAGGCTTATCCTCAGGATTTGGTGAAAAAGGCGGCCAAAGCGCAGTGGTATGCGCAAAACGAAGGGCTGGTTTATGGTAAAATATTGATAGCCTGTCCGCTCAACTGGATCAGCCCCGACGACCAGGGCACAAATATCGTCGATGCGGCGGTGAACTCCTGCTTTTTCCCGCTGTACGAAGTCGAGCATGGACAGACGACGATTACGTACAACCCGGAGGAGAAGGGTAAACGTGTGCCGTTGACGGACTGGCTGAAAACGATGGGCAAAACCCGCCATTTAACGAAGCCGGAAAATGCCGAAGCGCTGGCCGAATTTGAACGGGAGGTCGAGCGCCGCTGGCAGATGCTGCTGGCCAAGCATGAGCATCCTTATCTTTGA
- a CDS encoding acryloyl-CoA reductase, giving the protein MEQQFRAFRVHQDEQGFRAGLETIGLSDLPDAEVTIRVHYSGVNYKDGLASIPDGKIVRKYPFIPGIDLAGEVAESRDARFRPGDLVLCTGYVLGVTHEGGFAEIARVPGDWLVPLPQGLTAQEAMAIGTAGFTAALSVQRLLDNGLAREDGPVLVAGATGGVGSMAVAILAKLGFEVVAVTGKTGVREKLLAFGASDVISREEASSGAKGALGKERWAAIVDPVGGAMTADLLKAVKYGGSVALSGLTAGGNVETTVYPFILRGVNLLGIDSVFCPTPLRLQLWQRLAGEWKPERALNEGINVYPPEQLPQTLETILSGQAVGRQVIVFKD; this is encoded by the coding sequence ATGGAACAACAATTTCGCGCCTTCCGCGTGCATCAGGACGAGCAGGGATTTCGCGCCGGGCTGGAGACGATCGGCTTGTCCGACCTGCCCGATGCCGAGGTCACGATTCGCGTCCACTATTCGGGCGTCAACTATAAAGACGGACTGGCGAGCATTCCGGACGGCAAAATCGTGAGAAAGTATCCGTTTATCCCCGGGATCGATTTGGCCGGAGAAGTCGCCGAATCGCGCGATGCGCGGTTTCGGCCCGGGGATCTGGTGCTGTGCACCGGCTACGTGCTGGGCGTAACGCATGAAGGCGGCTTTGCCGAAATCGCCCGGGTGCCCGGGGACTGGCTCGTGCCGCTGCCGCAGGGGCTGACGGCCCAGGAGGCGATGGCGATCGGCACCGCCGGCTTTACGGCGGCATTGTCCGTACAACGCCTGCTCGATAACGGGCTGGCGCGGGAGGACGGCCCCGTCCTTGTCGCGGGGGCGACCGGCGGCGTCGGCAGCATGGCCGTGGCCATTCTCGCCAAACTGGGGTTTGAAGTCGTTGCCGTCACCGGCAAAACCGGTGTAAGGGAAAAACTTCTGGCGTTTGGCGCGTCCGACGTGATCTCGCGGGAAGAGGCATCGTCCGGAGCCAAAGGGGCGCTCGGCAAGGAACGCTGGGCAGCCATCGTCGACCCGGTTGGCGGCGCGATGACGGCCGATTTGCTTAAAGCGGTCAAATACGGCGGTTCTGTCGCCTTGTCCGGACTGACTGCGGGCGGTAACGTGGAAACCACCGTTTATCCGTTTATTTTGCGGGGCGTGAATCTGCTTGGCATCGATTCCGTCTTTTGCCCGACGCCGCTGCGCCTTCAGTTATGGCAGCGGCTGGCCGGGGAATGGAAGCCGGAGCGCGCGCTGAACGAAGGGATTAACGTATATCCCCCTGAGCAGCTTCCGCAAACGCTGGAAACGATCCTTTCCGGCCAGGCCGTTGGCCGGCAGGTGATCGTTTTTAAAGATTAG
- a CDS encoding MogA/MoaB family molybdenum cofactor biosynthesis protein — protein sequence MRSVDEHRNEAPDQVSCLVVTVSDTRTEETDSSGRLIKELLQQNGYRVARYVIVKDDYDGIRQLLREAASDRSIEAVLLTGGTGIAPRDTTYEAVRSLLNKEMPGFGEIFRYLSFTEDIGAAAILSRAIAGTISNKAVFSMPGSQGAVKLAMERIIIPELRHVMREIYKK from the coding sequence ATGAGATCTGTAGATGAACATCGGAATGAAGCGCCGGATCAAGTATCATGCCTGGTGGTCACGGTATCTGACACGCGGACGGAAGAAACGGACAGCAGCGGCCGGCTGATCAAAGAGCTGCTGCAGCAGAACGGTTACCGGGTTGCCAGGTACGTCATCGTCAAAGACGATTACGACGGGATTCGCCAGCTGCTGCGCGAAGCGGCCTCCGACCGCAGTATCGAAGCGGTGCTGCTTACCGGCGGAACCGGGATCGCGCCCCGGGACACAACGTATGAAGCGGTCCGCAGCTTGCTGAATAAAGAGATGCCCGGATTCGGCGAAATTTTCCGCTATCTCAGCTTTACCGAGGATATCGGTGCCGCCGCGATTCTTAGCCGGGCGATTGCCGGAACGATCAGCAACAAAGCCGTGTTTTCCATGCCCGGTTCGCAAGGGGCCGTCAAACTCGCCATGGAGCGGATCATTATCCCCGAACTGCGCCATGTGATGCGGGAAATTTACAAAAAATAA
- a CDS encoding CobW family GTP-binding protein, with protein sequence MEKITPVYILSGFLGSGKTTLLQRLLRFWQDKGLRPAVIMNEIGDVNLDGLLVPGEVPMAEMLGGCICCTIRGDLSVQMAELISAEKPDLVVIEATGAGNPLEIFDAVTEVSLYLKLEIKPMITVVDAAHLAELHDLQKGKTYRLMLEQIRCGSVLILNKIDMIGGGRQREMIDLLSKLNPYAQIVSTVKCEVDIPGLLSGGRSGSGGRDLRLGHEENDYGHGHEHGQVLEPLHEHQHEHKHEHELENKHKHEHKHKNEHRHEHEHQHERKHEREHEFASHDHEHNHDHNHNHNHDHDHHYPHTSHEHVTVYTHYFNGPVDSEEFERFIAELPREVYRGKGVLTFTDTASRFLFQYAYREADYLKITPQGEVPDVAVFIGEHFDRELIARRLKELERKQA encoded by the coding sequence ATGGAGAAAATTACGCCAGTATATATATTGTCCGGATTTTTGGGGAGCGGTAAAACAACGCTGCTGCAGCGATTGCTGCGGTTTTGGCAGGATAAAGGTTTGCGCCCGGCTGTCATCATGAACGAAATCGGGGACGTCAACCTGGACGGCCTGCTCGTCCCGGGCGAAGTGCCGATGGCGGAAATGCTGGGAGGCTGCATTTGCTGCACGATCCGCGGGGATTTAAGCGTACAGATGGCCGAGCTGATCTCGGCGGAAAAGCCGGATCTGGTCGTCATCGAGGCGACCGGGGCGGGCAATCCGCTGGAGATATTCGACGCGGTCACCGAAGTGTCGCTGTATTTGAAGCTGGAGATAAAACCGATGATCACCGTCGTGGACGCGGCGCATTTGGCCGAACTGCACGATTTGCAAAAGGGGAAAACCTACCGTTTAATGCTGGAACAAATCCGCTGCGGGTCCGTCCTTATCCTGAACAAGATCGATATGATCGGCGGGGGGCGGCAGCGGGAAATGATCGATTTACTGAGCAAGCTAAACCCATACGCGCAAATCGTGTCCACCGTGAAATGTGAGGTCGACATTCCCGGTTTGTTGAGCGGAGGACGGTCCGGTTCCGGGGGGCGCGATCTCCGGCTTGGTCATGAAGAGAACGACTATGGGCACGGGCACGAACATGGGCAAGTACTTGAACCTTTACACGAGCATCAACATGAGCACAAGCACGAGCACGAACTGGAGAACAAACACAAGCACGAACACAAACATAAGAACGAACACAGACACGAACATGAGCATCAACACGAGCGCAAGCATGAACGTGAGCACGAATTTGCGTCACATGACCATGAGCATAACCATGACCATAACCATAACCATAACCACGATCACGATCACCATTACCCCCATACTTCGCATGAGCATGTTACCGTGTATACGCACTATTTTAACGGGCCGGTGGACAGTGAAGAGTTCGAACGGTTTATTGCCGAGCTGCCGCGCGAAGTGTACCGGGGCAAAGGCGTTTTGACCTTTACCGACACGGCCAGCCGCTTTCTGTTCCAATACGCCTACCGGGAAGCGGATTACTTGAAAATTACGCCGCAAGGCGAGGTGCCGGATGTGGCCGTGTTCATCGGCGAGCATTTCGACCGGGAGCTGATCGCGCGGCGCTTAAAAGAGCTTGAACGCAAACAAGCGTAG
- a CDS encoding protease complex subunit PrcB family protein translates to MKKTPKLKLSAALLLAGSLLLTTSVSAFSDVQGDDAGITESLQQKGIIQGITPDKFVPMGKLTGAQAVTMIVNGLGLKVKDAAKSQVPAKDEWYSSALRIAADKGIKLPKDFDPNAELTREAFADILVQAVGTTGDYPMVKMFIEIADADQITVEYSGHIQQLLLMKIASLDEQGKFHPQDTITRIEAARLVYNAAEYIDKYKEAEQGMQDNVSFQVEKVNDQINKVVLTRAEQPNPGYGIRVAKVEFSGDKATVYYELLSPEPGMNYIQVISDTRAETYISSQYTVEVKKLP, encoded by the coding sequence ATGAAAAAAACGCCAAAATTGAAACTTTCAGCCGCTCTGCTGCTGGCCGGTTCGCTGCTTTTGACGACTTCCGTTTCTGCTTTCAGCGATGTGCAGGGAGATGACGCCGGTATTACCGAGTCACTGCAACAAAAAGGAATCATCCAAGGAATTACGCCGGACAAGTTCGTTCCCATGGGCAAACTGACTGGAGCACAGGCGGTGACGATGATCGTCAACGGGCTTGGTCTCAAAGTGAAGGACGCCGCCAAATCACAGGTTCCCGCCAAGGATGAATGGTATTCCTCCGCGCTGCGGATCGCCGCAGACAAAGGTATCAAGCTGCCCAAAGACTTTGACCCCAATGCCGAGCTGACGCGGGAAGCTTTTGCCGATATTTTGGTGCAGGCCGTAGGTACGACTGGCGACTATCCAATGGTCAAAATGTTCATCGAAATCGCCGATGCCGATCAGATCACCGTGGAATATTCGGGCCACATCCAGCAGCTGCTGCTAATGAAGATCGCCAGCCTGGACGAGCAGGGCAAATTCCATCCGCAGGATACCATAACCCGCATTGAAGCGGCCCGGCTCGTATATAATGCGGCCGAATACATCGATAAATACAAGGAAGCCGAACAGGGGATGCAGGATAACGTAAGCTTTCAAGTCGAAAAAGTAAACGACCAAATCAACAAGGTGGTGCTCACCCGCGCCGAGCAGCCGAACCCGGGATACGGCATCCGTGTAGCTAAAGTGGAGTTCTCCGGCGACAAGGCCACCGTCTATTACGAACTGCTGTCCCCCGAACCGGGCATGAATTATATTCAGGTCATTTCCGATACGAGGGCAGAGACGTACATCTCCAGCCAATATACGGTGGAGGTTAAGAAACTGCCTTGA
- a CDS encoding ABC transporter ATP-binding protein codes for MHAHTGKSLFKYALTAKNTFILALVMLAIGVAAELAGPFIARAMIDDHMLAIEQPFYETASQNESTVLYDGRYFKRGDRFAESEAKGGEVRVLQAGTSFLFIDEPVADVTGDRSFKDGVLTIARKDGTVSEYPAQKLSASGLFAFYKPEVPGIISLIIWYFVFLAVSIVMEFGKTYWLQSSANKVIRKLRMDVYAHIQRLPVYFFDNLPAGKVVSRVTNDTEAVKDLFIAVLANFFSGIINMLGVYVALFILDVRLGLICLFIVPVIYLWVVLYRKFATKYNTIIRSRLSEINAIINESIQGMSIIRIFRREAKTKAEFENLNDDYMKHQNKMLNLNAFTSHNLVNVIRNLAFAAVLWYFGSAQLGGDSVISLGVLYAFVDVLGRLFQPITGMVNQLAALDTSMVSAGRVFALMDEPGEDVTDGSMPRYKGNVEFKDVSFAYKQDYVLKNISFEAKQGQTVALVGHTGSGKSSIINLLFRFYDPQKGLITIDGQPVKDLPKQWIRRHMGIVLQDPYLFTGTILSNVTLGDERISREAAEQALRDVGATRILAHLPKGLDEPVVEKGSTLSAGERQLISFARALAFDPAILILDEATANIDTETEALIQNALEVLKRGRTTFIIAHRLSTIRSADQILVLHRGEIAERGTHDELLAMGGRYYQMYRLQHGGAEAPGAPAAGQPWAPVANPR; via the coding sequence ATGCACGCCCATACGGGGAAATCTTTATTCAAATACGCTTTAACGGCCAAAAATACCTTTATACTCGCGCTCGTCATGCTGGCGATCGGCGTAGCCGCCGAACTCGCCGGCCCGTTTATCGCCCGCGCGATGATCGACGATCATATGCTGGCGATCGAACAGCCGTTTTACGAAACGGCAAGCCAGAACGAGAGCACCGTCCTTTACGACGGCCGGTACTTTAAGCGGGGCGACCGCTTTGCGGAAAGCGAAGCCAAAGGCGGTGAGGTGCGCGTGCTGCAGGCCGGAACCAGCTTCCTGTTCATCGATGAGCCGGTCGCGGACGTCACCGGCGACCGCAGCTTTAAGGACGGCGTCCTGACCATCGCCCGGAAGGACGGCACCGTTAGCGAATATCCGGCGCAAAAGCTCAGCGCCTCCGGGCTGTTCGCTTTTTACAAACCCGAGGTTCCCGGCATTATTTCGCTGATTATATGGTACTTCGTTTTTCTGGCCGTCTCCATCGTGATGGAATTTGGCAAAACGTATTGGCTGCAATCGTCCGCCAACAAGGTCATCCGCAAGCTGCGCATGGACGTCTACGCCCACATTCAGCGGCTGCCGGTGTATTTCTTCGACAATCTGCCGGCCGGGAAAGTCGTATCCCGGGTGACGAACGACACGGAAGCGGTCAAAGATTTGTTTATCGCGGTGCTGGCGAACTTTTTTTCCGGGATTATCAATATGCTGGGCGTCTATGTGGCGTTGTTTATTCTCGACGTGCGGCTCGGCCTGATCTGCTTGTTCATCGTGCCGGTCATCTACCTGTGGGTGGTGCTGTACCGGAAATTCGCCACCAAATACAACACGATCATCCGCTCGCGGCTTAGCGAGATCAACGCGATCATCAACGAGTCGATCCAGGGCATGTCGATCATCCGCATTTTCCGCCGCGAGGCGAAAACAAAGGCAGAGTTCGAAAACCTGAACGACGATTATATGAAACATCAGAACAAAATGCTGAACCTGAACGCTTTTACGTCGCATAACCTGGTGAACGTAATCCGCAACCTCGCTTTTGCCGCGGTGCTCTGGTATTTCGGTTCGGCGCAGCTTGGCGGGGACAGCGTTATTTCGCTCGGCGTGCTGTACGCCTTCGTCGACGTGCTGGGGCGTCTGTTCCAGCCGATCACCGGGATGGTCAACCAATTGGCCGCGCTCGACACCTCGATGGTGTCCGCCGGGCGGGTGTTTGCCCTGATGGACGAACCGGGCGAAGACGTCACGGACGGCTCGATGCCGCGTTACAAAGGGAACGTGGAGTTCAAGGACGTATCGTTTGCTTATAAGCAGGATTACGTGCTGAAAAATATTTCGTTCGAAGCGAAGCAGGGCCAAACGGTGGCGCTGGTCGGGCATACCGGGTCCGGCAAAAGCTCGATCATCAACCTGCTGTTCCGGTTTTACGATCCGCAAAAAGGCCTGATCACGATCGACGGCCAGCCGGTGAAGGACCTGCCCAAGCAGTGGATCCGCCGGCATATGGGCATCGTGCTGCAGGACCCTTACCTGTTCACCGGGACGATTCTGTCCAACGTCACTTTGGGCGACGAGCGGATCTCCCGGGAAGCGGCGGAGCAGGCTTTACGCGACGTCGGTGCAACGCGGATTCTCGCGCATCTGCCCAAAGGGCTGGACGAACCGGTCGTGGAAAAAGGCAGCACCCTTTCCGCCGGCGAACGCCAGCTGATCTCGTTTGCGCGGGCGCTTGCCTTCGACCCGGCCATCCTGATTCTCGATGAGGCGACCGCCAACATCGATACGGAAACCGAAGCGCTGATCCAAAACGCGCTGGAGGTGTTGAAGCGGGGCCGGACCACTTTCATCATCGCGCACCGCTTGTCCACGATCCGCAGCGCCGACCAGATCCTCGTGCTGCATCGCGGCGAAATCGCCGAGCGCGGCACCCACGATGAGCTGCTCGCCATGGGCGGACGGTACTATCAAATGTACCGCCTGCAGCACGGAGGCGCGGAAGCGCCCGGCGCGCCGGCGGCAGGCCAGCCCTGGGCGCCGGTGGCTAATCCGCGCTGA
- a CDS encoding ABC transporter ATP-binding protein — MFSVLKNLGWFFKREKRRYTIGLFLLIVAGIAELAPPRLLGSAIDEIVGGTVTWGSLTKYILLIIGFLLFIYLTTYIWMHSLFGGSNLVERLLRSRFMSHLLRMTPPFFERSRTGDLMARATNDLRSVAQTAGFGMLTLTDSTAYLAVIFIAMSTLISWKLTLAAIIPLPFIALAMKIYGKIIHERYTLAQDAFGDMNDQVLESIAGIRVIRAYVQERNDEQRFADITNDVYQKNLAVAKVDAYFEPTIRLCVGLSYAIGLTYGIYLVFHNELTLGDLVSFNMYLGMMIWPMFAIGELINIMQRGGASLDRVNETLNVKPDVQDVPNPVRVETPETIEFKDVTFRYPTSTVNNLEQIDLTIRRGETLGIVGRTGSGKSTLLKQLLHEYPLGSGELTVSGVPIQDIALKQLHGWVGYVPQEQILFSKTVRENIQFGFKDAPDETIMEAIRTAAFDQDLGTLSDGLDTLVGERGVALSGGQKQRVSLARAFIADPDILILDDALSAVDARTEARIIENIRTRRAGKTTLISTHRLSAVEHADWIVVLEKGRIIEEGTHESLLARGGWYREQYERQQVESNLTD; from the coding sequence ATGTTTTCGGTTCTGAAAAATTTGGGCTGGTTTTTTAAGCGTGAAAAGAGGCGCTACACCATCGGCCTGTTCCTGCTCATCGTGGCCGGAATCGCTGAACTCGCCCCGCCGCGGCTGCTCGGCAGCGCCATCGACGAAATCGTGGGCGGCACCGTAACTTGGGGCTCGCTCACGAAATATATTCTGCTCATCATCGGCTTTCTGCTGTTCATCTATCTGACCACCTACATATGGATGCATTCGCTGTTCGGCGGCTCGAACTTGGTCGAGCGGCTGCTGCGCTCGCGTTTTATGAGCCATCTGCTGCGGATGACGCCGCCGTTTTTCGAGCGGAGCCGTACCGGGGATCTGATGGCCCGGGCCACGAACGACCTGCGCTCGGTCGCCCAAACCGCCGGCTTCGGGATGCTGACGCTCACCGACTCGACGGCGTATCTGGCGGTCATTTTTATCGCCATGAGCACGTTGATCAGCTGGAAGCTGACGCTCGCGGCGATCATCCCCCTCCCCTTTATCGCCCTGGCGATGAAGATTTACGGGAAGATCATCCATGAGCGTTACACGCTGGCCCAGGATGCGTTCGGGGACATGAACGATCAGGTGCTGGAATCGATCGCCGGCATCCGTGTCATTCGCGCCTATGTGCAGGAACGGAATGATGAACAGCGTTTTGCCGACATCACCAACGACGTTTACCAGAAAAACCTGGCGGTCGCCAAAGTGGACGCCTACTTCGAGCCGACCATCCGGCTTTGCGTCGGGCTAAGCTATGCGATCGGACTGACGTACGGCATTTATCTCGTCTTTCATAACGAATTAACCCTGGGCGATCTCGTGTCCTTCAACATGTACCTGGGGATGATGATCTGGCCGATGTTTGCGATCGGCGAACTGATTAACATTATGCAGCGCGGCGGCGCTTCGCTCGACCGCGTCAACGAAACGCTGAACGTCAAGCCGGACGTTCAGGACGTGCCGAATCCGGTGCGGGTGGAAACGCCGGAAACGATCGAATTCAAAGACGTCACGTTCCGTTATCCGACGTCGACCGTCAACAATCTGGAGCAGATCGACCTGACGATCCGGCGCGGAGAAACGCTCGGCATCGTCGGCCGGACCGGCAGCGGCAAGTCGACGCTGCTGAAGCAGCTGCTGCACGAGTATCCGCTCGGCAGCGGCGAGCTGACCGTCTCCGGCGTGCCGATCCAGGATATCGCGCTGAAGCAGCTGCACGGGTGGGTCGGGTATGTGCCGCAGGAGCAGATCCTGTTCTCCAAAACGGTCCGCGAGAACATTCAGTTCGGCTTCAAAGACGCGCCGGATGAAACCATCATGGAAGCGATCCGCACCGCCGCATTTGACCAGGACCTGGGTACGTTGTCCGACGGGCTGGACACTCTGGTCGGCGAGAGAGGCGTGGCCCTTTCCGGCGGTCAGAAGCAGCGCGTGTCGCTGGCCCGGGCGTTTATCGCCGACCCGGACATCCTGATTCTCGACGACGCGCTGTCGGCCGTCGATGCGCGGACCGAAGCCCGGATCATCGAAAATATCCGCACCCGCCGGGCCGGCAAAACGACGCTCATCTCCACGCACCGGCTGTCCGCCGTAGAGCATGCCGACTGGATCGTCGTGCTGGAGAAAGGCCGCATCATTGAAGAAGGTACCCACGAATCGCTGCTTGCGCGCGGCGGCTGGTACCGCGAACAATACGAACGCCAGCAGGTGGAATCGAACCTGACTGACTAA
- a CDS encoding HesB/YadR/YfhF family protein: MMIHVTQEAAEWFKRELNLKNGQAVRFFARYSSGGKLYPGFSLGIGVDRPVSPALTSEVEGITFYMEDQDKWYLDGYHLNVTYDEGLGDIEYKYEAALPN; this comes from the coding sequence CTGATGATCCACGTTACACAAGAAGCAGCCGAATGGTTTAAACGGGAGTTGAACCTGAAAAACGGGCAAGCCGTGCGCTTTTTCGCCCGCTACAGCTCGGGGGGGAAACTGTATCCGGGGTTCTCGCTTGGCATCGGAGTCGATCGCCCGGTATCGCCGGCCTTGACTTCGGAGGTGGAGGGCATCACGTTCTACATGGAGGACCAGGATAAGTGGTATTTGGACGGCTATCATTTGAATGTGACGTATGACGAGGGGCTTGGCGACATTGAATATAAATACGAGGCGGCACTCCCAAACTGA